The DNA region TCAAGGAAGCCAGTGTCAACATAGACGGCAGTGTAATTAACGTGGCGGTGGCCCATGGTCTGGGCAATGCCCGGGTACTGCTGGATAGCGTGGTACGGGGAGAAAAACAATATCATTTTATTGAAATCATGTGCTGTCCCGGTGGCTGCATCGGCGGTGGTGGACAGCCCATATCCAGTGACCCGGAGATCAGGGCAAAGCGCCTGGAAGCTATTTACCGGGCGGACCGCGAACTGCCGCTGCGCAAGTCGCACGAAAACCCGGCTGTACGGGCTCTTTATGAGGAATTCCTGGGGCAGCCCCTGGGGCATAAATCCCACCACTTGCTGCATACCAGCTATACAGCGCGGGAGCGCTTTTGAATATGAGCATACGACAGGTCGTTTGTTAGCACTGCAGCTTTAACTTTAGCGGGTGTGCTGTTCCTGAACGAGCCCGGTCCTATTCGGGTCAGCGTCAAGCACACCCGCTATATTTACGCAGTAGTAGTATTAGAATGCGGGCAGCAAACGGCGGCGGATATCCGGATCGCAGAGGAAATTTTTAAAGATGCTGGCCGAAAGCGTATCGCTACCCTGCCGCGGCCAGGCCAGATAGATGTAATAGCGTATTTGCAAGCCAGGAATATTCAAAAGGCTCACTTTACCCGTCTCCAGCGCTTCCCGGGCGGCAATTCCGGAAAGGGCGCCGATGCCCAGGCCGCTTCTCACTGCCTGCACTATGGCCTGGTTGCTGCCCAGTTCCAGAAAAGTGGGGAAATAGTTTAGATCGATCTGGTGTTCAGCCAGCTTTTTTTCCAGCAACCGGCGGGTGCAGGAGCCGGTCTCGCGGGCAATCAGCGGCTCGCGCAGCAGTTCTTCTATTGTCATAGTGGAGCCGGTGTAGGGATGCCAGGTGGCGGCGATAAAAACCAGCTCGTCCTCCAGCCAGGGTTGTGTTTCTATAGCTTCCACGGGCGTACCCGCACCCAGGATACCCAGGTCGACTTCCCTTTCCTGCAACCACCTGGCTACCGCATTGCTGTTACCTACTTTCATGCTCACTTTCACCCCCGGATGTTTTTCCCGGAAACCGCCAATAAAGCAGGGCAGGAGAAATTCAGCCGTCGTACTGGTGGCTCCCAGCATAAGGTGGCCGCTTTTCAGCCCTTCCAGCTCGCTCACTATGGCCCTAATTTTCCGGTAGTGGCGCATGAGTTGTTTTACTTCCGGGTACAAAAGACGCCCGGTCTCGGTGAGCACGACCTTTTTGTCGTTGCGCTCCAGCAGCGTGGCTCCCAGTTCTTCTTCCAGTGACTTGATTTGAAAGCTTACTGCCGGCTGACTCATGCCCAGTTGTCCGGCCGCCCGGGTGAAATTGCGCAGCTCGGCTACCAGCAGGAAGGTTTCCAGTTGTTTGATGTTCATTTGGGGGTACCTCGCTTTAAAGTATATAAAAAAGTTCTCACTTCCTCATCTGGTCCATGTTAAAATAATATTGGTATAAGCCGTGTTGTTGCAATACATTTCATATAATTTTTAAAATTAACAAATTCAGGGTGTGTGTTCATAAGCGTTAGTGGTACCTGGAGCAGATGCAGTAATGGGAAGGGATGTACAGTGCGCTGTATTATCATTGCCGGTGGGGAAATGGGCAATTATGCCGAGTACAGGCCGCTTTTCAGCGAGGAAACGCTGGTGATCTGTGCTGACAGTGGGTTGCGCCATGTTAGGGAAATGGGCATAGTTCCGTCACTCATTATAGGTGACATGGATTCGGTTTCGCCCGAACTGTTGGAATCTTACCGCCGGGCAGGTTGCCAGGTGCTGCGTTATCCCCGGGATAAGGATGAAATAGATACCGAGCTGGCCATAGAGCAGGCCCTGGCCCGCGGGGCCGGGGAGATTTTCTTGCTGGCCTGCACGGGAAGCCGTCTGGATCAGAGCCTGGCCGCTCTGCACTTGCTGGCCAGACTGGTGCAGCGGGGGGTAAAAGCGGTGCTCTGGGGCCCTGGCCATCGCGTTACTGTGGCCACACCGGATCATCCGGTCGTTTTACATTGTCGTCGCGGCAGCATTTTTTCTATACTACCGCTCACCGGAGTAGCCCGGGGAGTGACTGCTTGCGGACTGAAATGGCAATTGGAAAATGCCGAGCTGCGCCTGGGCCACCCGTTTACCGTGAGCAATGAAGTGTTGCAGGGAGAAGTGCGGGTGTCGGTGCAGGAAGGTGTTTTATTACTCATGGAAATTGAGGAAGGCCTGGATTAGGCAAAATTTGCTTAAAAAGATAAAGTTCTGTTTTGTTTGCCTGCATTATTTATGATACAATTGTAATACAACAAAATATTGCCGTCCGGGGGAGCGCCGGCAGGGCGCTGAGAAAGGCCAGAGCCTGACCCTTTGAACCTGATCCGGGTAATGCCGGCGCAGGGAGTGAACTTGCCACACTTTGGGCAGCAGCCGTAATCAGGGCGCAAAGTGTACTTCCCCGG from Desulfurispora thermophila DSM 16022 includes:
- a CDS encoding selenium metabolism-associated LysR family transcriptional regulator, which encodes MNIKQLETFLLVAELRNFTRAAGQLGMSQPAVSFQIKSLEEELGATLLERNDKKVVLTETGRLLYPEVKQLMRHYRKIRAIVSELEGLKSGHLMLGATSTTAEFLLPCFIGGFREKHPGVKVSMKVGNSNAVARWLQEREVDLGILGAGTPVEAIETQPWLEDELVFIAATWHPYTGSTMTIEELLREPLIARETGSCTRRLLEKKLAEHQIDLNYFPTFLELGSNQAIVQAVRSGLGIGALSGIAAREALETGKVSLLNIPGLQIRYYIYLAWPRQGSDTLSASIFKNFLCDPDIRRRLLPAF
- a CDS encoding thiamine diphosphokinase, whose product is MRCIIIAGGEMGNYAEYRPLFSEETLVICADSGLRHVREMGIVPSLIIGDMDSVSPELLESYRRAGCQVLRYPRDKDEIDTELAIEQALARGAGEIFLLACTGSRLDQSLAALHLLARLVQRGVKAVLWGPGHRVTVATPDHPVVLHCRRGSIFSILPLTGVARGVTACGLKWQLENAELRLGHPFTVSNEVLQGEVRVSVQEGVLLLMEIEEGLD